In the genome of Paenibacillus sp. FSL R5-0766, one region contains:
- the nadE gene encoding ammonia-dependent NAD(+) synthetase: MSLQQQIIAELKVKPSINEEEEVRKRVDFLKTYVKNAGAKGLLIAISGGIDSAVATALCKKATDELTQENNQEYKTLGVFQPYGEQSDIDHSYAVAKAYDLKHVVETNIEDAVNEIALEVEQGFKSLGSPRHMTHQGKGNVKARTRMVMQYALSFEENLLVVGTDHASEAITGFYTKWGDGAVDITPLSTLNKRQVRQLAAYLNVPQAILDKAPSAGLWEGQTDEDELGITYEANSDYLEGKQIDPAAQERLEAFYTRTHHKRNAIPGI; this comes from the coding sequence ATGAGTTTGCAACAACAGATCATCGCTGAATTGAAGGTTAAACCAAGCATTAATGAAGAAGAGGAAGTACGCAAGCGTGTTGATTTTCTGAAGACGTATGTGAAAAATGCGGGTGCCAAGGGTTTGCTGATTGCGATCAGCGGCGGTATTGACAGTGCAGTGGCTACGGCGCTTTGCAAAAAAGCGACGGACGAGCTTACACAAGAGAACAACCAAGAGTACAAAACGCTTGGCGTGTTCCAACCTTATGGTGAACAATCCGATATCGACCACAGCTACGCTGTAGCCAAAGCATACGATCTGAAGCATGTCGTGGAAACCAATATCGAAGATGCAGTTAACGAGATTGCGCTGGAAGTGGAGCAAGGTTTCAAATCCTTGGGAAGCCCACGCCATATGACTCACCAAGGCAAAGGTAATGTCAAGGCGAGAACTCGTATGGTTATGCAATATGCGCTTTCGTTTGAAGAGAACCTGCTCGTTGTAGGTACGGATCATGCGTCCGAAGCCATCACGGGTTTCTATACCAAATGGGGCGACGGTGCTGTGGATATCACACCACTGAGCACTCTGAACAAACGTCAGGTACGCCAGCTGGCAGCATATCTGAATGTGCCACAGGCTATTTTGGACAAAGCACCATCGGCAGGACTATGGGAAGGTCAGACGGACGAAGATGAGCTGGGAATTACGTATGAAGCGAACAGCGACTATCTCGAAGGCAAACAGATCGATCCGGCTGCACAAGAGCGCCTCGAAGCGTTCTATACGCGCACACATCACAAACGCAATGCCATTCCTGGTATCTAA
- a CDS encoding BrxA/BrxB family bacilliredoxin, with amino-acid sequence MSMSFDQYMKDMVQPMRDDLTRLGIQELRTPEEVEASLPDAKGTALVVINSVCGCAAGQCRPGVSQALQHDITPDHLYTVFAGQDKEATAKAREFFAPYPPSSPSIALMKDGELVHFIERHQVEDRSAEDIAADLKSAFDRYCR; translated from the coding sequence ATGTCGATGTCATTTGATCAATACATGAAAGATATGGTTCAACCGATGCGGGATGATTTAACTCGTCTAGGAATCCAGGAGTTGCGTACTCCTGAAGAAGTGGAAGCAAGTCTTCCGGATGCAAAAGGAACAGCGCTGGTTGTCATTAACTCTGTATGCGGATGTGCCGCAGGTCAATGTCGCCCAGGTGTGTCCCAAGCACTGCAGCACGATATTACACCGGATCACCTGTACACTGTATTTGCTGGTCAGGACAAAGAAGCAACTGCAAAAGCACGTGAATTCTTTGCACCGTATCCTCCATCTTCACCGTCCATCGCTCTGATGAAAGACGGCGAACTCGTTCACTTTATCGAGCGTCATCAAGTGGAAGACCGTTCTGCAGAGGATATTGCGGCTGATCTCAAAAGTGCATTTGACCGTTACTGCCGTTAA
- a CDS encoding type II toxin-antitoxin system death-on-curing family toxin, which translates to MTIFLSIEEVVAAHHFMMKKMNDTAQAGIKDSALLDSAINRPLQSLFGEDAYPSIFDKATALLESLVKNHCFYNGNKRTAYLVTKSFLRVNGYHLQMERKYAVEFMVNIAEGKYTFEKIVHLLEEHSEERSSYVL; encoded by the coding sequence ATGACCATATTCCTTTCCATTGAAGAAGTAGTAGCTGCTCACCATTTTATGATGAAGAAAATGAATGATACAGCACAAGCTGGGATTAAGGATTCTGCTTTGTTGGATTCTGCGATAAATAGACCTCTCCAAAGTTTGTTTGGAGAGGATGCCTACCCTTCCATATTTGACAAAGCTACTGCCTTATTAGAGTCATTGGTTAAAAACCACTGTTTCTATAACGGAAATAAACGTACAGCTTATCTTGTAACCAAGTCCTTTCTGCGAGTGAATGGCTACCATTTGCAGATGGAACGTAAATATGCCGTAGAATTTATGGTCAACATTGCCGAGGGCAAGTATACATTTGAAAAGATAGTACACTTATTAGAAGAACATTCAGAAGAACGTAGCTCATATGTCTTATAA
- a CDS encoding AbrB/MazE/SpoVT family DNA-binding domain-containing protein, which translates to MNGGAQMKEEHSKRKILSRKIGKMGNSLGISLPKVLIDKLHVSQGDEIEFIENSQGEIVLKKVKQMKIPENVRPEVLEAFFDVFEEDEDILNDLRDR; encoded by the coding sequence ATGAATGGTGGGGCTCAGATGAAAGAGGAGCATTCCAAAAGAAAAATTCTTTCTCGCAAAATAGGCAAGATGGGAAACAGCTTGGGCATTAGCTTGCCTAAGGTTTTGATTGATAAGCTCCATGTTTCTCAGGGCGATGAGATTGAATTTATTGAAAACAGTCAGGGAGAAATTGTACTAAAAAAGGTTAAACAAATGAAAATACCCGAAAATGTAAGACCCGAAGTACTGGAAGCTTTCTTCGACGTTTTCGAAGAAGATGAGGATATCCTTAATGATTTAAGGGATCGTTAG
- a CDS encoding alpha/beta fold hydrolase, translating to MPITFELPTDVDATIRGDFFPAQQPAQGVIVLSHGYKGFKDWGMFPYAASQLSQTHHVLTFNFSHNGIGEYLEQFSELEKFAVNTYSRELGDLALVLEHVATQPELAGLPVYLVGHSRGAGVSLVYALDHPEQLEGVVSWNGITNLDLFTAEQKEEMRTHGRSHVVNGRTGQQMPLDVAILEDMDKHSERYAIIDRLASSPVRVALIQGTEDPQRLREGSAALVQARPDIPWHQIPDGNHTFNTVHPFKETTPQLEQAITLTLQQIKDWNS from the coding sequence ATGCCCATAACTTTTGAATTGCCCACTGACGTAGATGCGACCATTCGCGGGGACTTTTTCCCTGCACAACAACCCGCTCAAGGTGTCATCGTTCTGTCTCACGGATACAAAGGCTTCAAAGACTGGGGCATGTTCCCCTATGCAGCTTCACAGCTAAGCCAGACGCATCATGTGCTGACCTTTAATTTCTCTCACAACGGTATCGGCGAATATCTGGAGCAATTCTCTGAACTTGAAAAGTTCGCAGTGAATACCTACAGCCGGGAGCTTGGCGATCTGGCCCTGGTACTGGAACATGTAGCTACACAACCTGAACTCGCTGGACTTCCTGTATATCTGGTTGGTCATAGCCGCGGTGCGGGCGTAAGTCTCGTCTATGCACTGGATCATCCCGAACAGCTGGAAGGTGTCGTCTCCTGGAATGGTATAACCAACCTGGATCTCTTCACAGCGGAGCAAAAAGAAGAAATGCGCACACATGGCCGGAGCCATGTCGTTAACGGACGTACAGGTCAGCAGATGCCACTGGACGTGGCTATTCTGGAAGACATGGACAAGCATAGCGAACGTTACGCTATCATTGACCGCTTGGCTTCTTCACCTGTGCGAGTCGCACTCATTCAGGGAACAGAAGATCCACAGCGTCTGAGAGAGGGTTCTGCCGCACTGGTTCAAGCCCGCCCTGATATCCCATGGCACCAGATTCCTGATGGGAATCATACCTTTAATACCGTACATCCATTTAAAGAAACCACTCCGCAACTGGAGCAAGCCATCACCCTAACCCTGCAACAGATCAAAGACTGGAATAGCTAA
- the mutY gene encoding A/G-specific adenine glycosylase, whose protein sequence is MGLQEQKQHFSVNLLDWYMINRRDLPWRRHNNPYFTWVSEIMLQQTRVDTVIPYFNRFIGNFPTVQALAEAPEEDVLKNWEGLGYYSRARNLQAAARQVMELHGGEMPQDKPAVFALKGVGPYTAGAILSIAFNQPQPAVDGNVMRVLSRYFLIDEDIMKGSTRVLMEELAGELIPEGRARDFNQALMELGALVCTPKAPHCLTCPVMEQCSGRIAGRELTLPVKTKAKPPRPEQRLVAIVEGRGAHRGQVLVRQRPDTGLLARMWELPHVLAAPAAASKKAAPLADEPAMALLAGSLWAEGFAARPEGLATHAEHVFSHIVWSLQVYKCTEQDQSSELPLIAAEARAAYDAQVATREGTASSSAVSPESDTTHSSEPGTANAQNIATSLNDGEMLAPSDVSDLALSTPTLTGKGDGLTYRWIGPEDMDKLAFPNIFLKLISSYFAGAYDQVND, encoded by the coding sequence ATGGGTTTACAGGAACAGAAACAACATTTCAGCGTGAATTTGCTGGACTGGTATATGATCAACCGACGGGATTTGCCGTGGCGTCGCCACAACAATCCGTATTTCACATGGGTATCGGAGATTATGCTTCAGCAGACTCGGGTCGATACGGTAATTCCGTATTTCAATCGTTTTATCGGGAATTTCCCGACTGTGCAGGCATTGGCGGAAGCACCGGAAGAGGATGTGTTGAAAAATTGGGAGGGACTCGGTTATTACTCCCGTGCACGTAATCTTCAGGCAGCCGCCAGACAAGTCATGGAACTGCACGGAGGAGAGATGCCACAGGACAAGCCGGCTGTCTTTGCATTGAAAGGAGTGGGCCCGTATACTGCCGGGGCCATTCTCAGCATTGCCTTCAACCAGCCGCAGCCTGCGGTAGATGGCAATGTCATGCGGGTACTGTCCCGATACTTCCTCATCGATGAGGACATTATGAAGGGCAGCACCCGGGTGTTGATGGAAGAGCTCGCAGGAGAGCTCATTCCGGAAGGGCGGGCGCGTGATTTCAATCAGGCGCTGATGGAGCTTGGCGCGCTGGTGTGTACACCCAAAGCGCCGCACTGCCTGACTTGCCCGGTCATGGAGCAATGTTCCGGCCGCATCGCCGGAAGAGAGCTTACACTGCCGGTCAAGACCAAGGCGAAGCCGCCGCGCCCTGAGCAGCGGCTGGTCGCGATTGTGGAGGGCCGCGGTGCTCATCGCGGCCAAGTGCTTGTGCGCCAGCGCCCAGACACGGGCCTATTGGCCCGCATGTGGGAGCTGCCGCATGTGCTCGCGGCGCCCGCCGCAGCCAGCAAGAAGGCGGCGCCGCTGGCGGATGAGCCGGCCATGGCATTGCTGGCCGGCAGTCTGTGGGCGGAAGGCTTCGCTGCCCGCCCGGAAGGGCTGGCTACCCATGCGGAGCATGTGTTCAGCCACATTGTCTGGAGCCTGCAGGTGTATAAGTGTACCGAGCAGGACCAGAGCAGTGAGCTTCCGCTGATCGCAGCGGAAGCCAGAGCCGCCTACGATGCACAGGTGGCAACAAGGGAGGGCACAGCCTCATCATCAGCTGTGTCACCTGAGTCAGACACAACGCATTCATCGGAGCCAGGCACGGCTAATGCGCAGAACATCGCAACATCGCTTAACGATGGAGAGATGTTGGCACCATCTGATGTTAGTGACCTAGCGCTGAGCACTCCGACACTGACAGGTAAAGGCGATGGCTTGACCTACCGCTGGATCGGTCCGGAAGACATGGACAAGCTGGCATTCCCGAATATATTTCTGAAGCTGATCAGCAGTTATTTTGCTGGTGCGTATGATCAAGTGAATGATTAA
- a CDS encoding ABC transporter ATP-binding protein — translation MGTEYNSTAIHESILDVHITEAGYEPGQSTIRNIRMNVARGELVGIIGPNGAGKSTTIKTLLGLLEHANYEVTIGGDGRYAYIPEQPVFYEYMTLWEHLDLAAAAYEMEEEAFVARAEELLVRFGMDHVRNDLPASFSKGMRQKMMLMIGFLSSPDIYIVDEPFIGLDPRATKDFLKLLDDERRRGAGVLMSTHVLDTAERICDRFILIASGRSDAEGTLDEIREAAGLPEASLFDCFDVLTS, via the coding sequence ATGGGAACGGAATATAACAGTACAGCCATACACGAGTCCATATTGGACGTACATATTACAGAGGCAGGATACGAGCCGGGACAATCAACCATACGCAATATTCGAATGAATGTGGCGCGAGGAGAATTGGTAGGTATTATCGGACCCAATGGTGCGGGCAAAAGTACCACAATCAAAACGCTTCTTGGTCTGCTGGAACATGCGAACTATGAAGTGACGATTGGGGGAGATGGTCGTTATGCCTATATTCCGGAGCAACCGGTTTTTTATGAATATATGACGCTATGGGAACATCTTGATCTGGCGGCAGCGGCGTATGAAATGGAGGAAGAAGCTTTTGTTGCCAGAGCGGAGGAGCTGTTGGTTCGTTTCGGCATGGACCATGTTCGAAATGATCTTCCGGCCAGTTTCTCAAAGGGCATGCGGCAGAAAATGATGCTGATGATCGGATTTCTGTCTTCACCGGATATCTATATTGTGGACGAGCCGTTCATCGGACTGGACCCTCGTGCAACCAAGGATTTTCTAAAATTACTTGATGATGAACGTCGCCGCGGCGCGGGTGTGCTTATGTCTACGCATGTACTGGATACCGCTGAACGAATCTGCGACCGGTTTATTCTGATTGCTTCGGGCAGATCGGATGCCGAGGGAACATTGGATGAGATCCGTGAAGCGGCAGGATTGCCGGAAGCCTCTTTGTTTGACTGTTTCGATGTACTGACGTCTTAG
- a CDS encoding ATP-binding protein produces MVALKDILLQVLLAGSAVYLIPLFHLGLSKRAVAKLEHAGMMQTVFAVASVASMLLCLLFALHGSPVTVPISLSIVPVILVILYCKSVIGLTMSILHILFYFLFAHSYDLYGFLLHTGILLYPIVWLSAKRFKHNTPSRKMTILIILITMELVVTSLLWIASLQNESTYSATYIILTALGYTTGAIVAGSLSLLWLERMKHYRGLEQHLSEVHHRYIAETEKLHQILNAVPLSIATVDKQGTVIFVNEMMEQTAREQLPCTSTLDLIGQPASQFVEQGQADKMDKSIRRAIVHGEISGLTVRYGAHVFQSRTVPIYAFSTESASEVTGAMLIIQDITELEMLRSELDNVDRLSLVGQMAASITHEVRNPMAVVRGFLQLMQEKSPDSLDHYYRIVLEELDRANSIINDFLSLAQDRIAEKEESQLHDIIHELSPLLWADANLRGQSIELMLDHNVPKLHLNPKEIKQVVLNLARNGMEAMNEKGVLTLETRIVDDKVELCVRDTGPGLPRVKKEKLFEPFYTTKAKGTGLGLSMCLSIVERHNGTITVESEEGQGTTFKVAFER; encoded by the coding sequence GTGGTTGCGTTAAAGGACATTCTTTTACAAGTACTGCTGGCGGGGTCGGCGGTATACCTGATTCCCTTATTCCATCTGGGGCTCTCCAAGCGGGCTGTGGCTAAGCTGGAACATGCCGGAATGATGCAGACCGTTTTTGCTGTCGCGAGTGTCGCGAGCATGCTATTGTGTTTGCTGTTCGCGCTTCACGGGAGTCCAGTGACTGTACCCATATCACTAAGCATCGTACCTGTAATACTTGTTATTTTGTATTGTAAGTCCGTTATAGGCTTAACGATGTCCATACTACATATTCTCTTCTATTTCCTTTTCGCGCATTCCTATGATCTGTACGGATTTCTCCTTCATACGGGCATTCTTCTCTATCCTATTGTATGGTTGTCTGCCAAACGATTCAAGCATAATACACCTTCGCGCAAAATGACGATCCTCATCATCCTGATTACAATGGAACTGGTTGTAACGAGTTTGTTATGGATCGCATCCCTCCAGAATGAATCCACGTACTCTGCGACCTACATAATACTTACAGCACTTGGGTATACCACTGGAGCCATTGTTGCGGGTAGTCTGAGTCTGCTATGGCTGGAACGGATGAAGCACTATCGCGGGCTGGAGCAGCATCTCTCGGAAGTCCACCATCGATACATAGCCGAAACGGAGAAACTTCATCAGATTCTGAACGCAGTGCCTCTCTCCATTGCCACTGTAGATAAACAAGGTACAGTGATATTTGTCAATGAGATGATGGAGCAAACCGCAAGGGAGCAGCTACCATGTACGTCCACGCTTGATCTCATTGGACAGCCTGCCAGTCAATTTGTTGAACAAGGTCAGGCGGACAAGATGGATAAAAGCATTCGCAGAGCCATCGTTCATGGTGAGATTAGTGGGTTGACCGTTCGTTACGGTGCACACGTATTTCAGTCCCGAACCGTACCGATTTATGCCTTTTCAACAGAGTCTGCGAGTGAAGTTACAGGTGCCATGCTGATCATTCAGGATATCACGGAGCTTGAGATGTTGCGAAGTGAACTGGATAATGTGGATCGTCTCAGTCTGGTGGGGCAGATGGCTGCAAGCATTACGCATGAAGTGCGTAATCCAATGGCGGTTGTGCGGGGTTTTCTTCAACTCATGCAGGAAAAGAGTCCTGACTCCCTCGATCACTATTATCGAATCGTTCTGGAAGAGCTGGACCGGGCGAATAGTATCATTAATGATTTTCTATCGCTGGCCCAGGATCGGATTGCGGAAAAAGAGGAATCCCAGCTGCATGATATCATTCATGAACTCAGTCCATTGTTGTGGGCCGATGCGAACCTGCGTGGTCAGAGTATTGAACTCATGCTGGACCATAATGTACCGAAGTTGCACCTCAATCCAAAGGAAATCAAACAGGTGGTACTCAATCTGGCCCGTAACGGGATGGAAGCCATGAATGAGAAGGGCGTGCTTACGCTGGAGACGCGGATAGTCGATGACAAAGTGGAACTGTGTGTACGTGACACAGGGCCTGGTCTACCCAGAGTGAAGAAGGAAAAGCTGTTTGAACCTTTCTATACCACAAAAGCCAAGGGAACCGGACTTGGATTGTCCATGTGCCTAAGTATTGTGGAACGACATAATGGAACCATTACTGTGGAATCGGAGGAAGGCCAGGGCACGACCTTCAAAGTGGCATTTGAACGTTAG
- the acpS gene encoding holo-ACP synthase, producing the protein MIYGIGNDVLEIGRMRKLLSGRHAEAFLKRILTPAEREIAVRRGKRMTEFVSGRFAAKEAVSKAFGCGIGGVMGFTDIEVLPDGTGRPVASLSSQAWERLQLPYDKQYDIHLSITHQTELAAAFAIVEQMEK; encoded by the coding sequence ATGATATATGGCATTGGTAATGATGTGCTGGAGATTGGACGTATGCGGAAGTTATTGTCCGGTCGCCATGCGGAAGCATTTCTGAAACGAATTTTAACGCCAGCAGAGCGTGAGATCGCAGTTCGTCGAGGGAAGCGGATGACGGAGTTTGTATCCGGTCGATTTGCAGCGAAAGAAGCGGTGTCTAAGGCATTTGGCTGCGGTATAGGTGGTGTCATGGGCTTCACTGACATTGAGGTGCTGCCTGATGGGACAGGACGTCCCGTGGCCTCGCTGTCCAGTCAAGCCTGGGAACGTCTGCAGCTGCCATATGATAAGCAATATGACATTCATTTGAGTATTACACATCAGACGGAATTGGCAGCGGCCTTTGCGATCGTGGAGCAGATGGAAAAGTAG
- a CDS encoding superoxide dismutase, giving the protein MTFQLPALPYANDALEPHIDAKTMEIHHDRHHNTYVTNLNAALESAPELQEKSLEDLIANLDSVPEGIRTAVRNNGGGHANHSLFWEIIGPNGGGAPTGDIAAAIDSELGGFDKFKEDFAKAATTRFGSGWAWLVVGKDGKLSITSTPNQDSPLFEGLTPVLGLDVWEHAYYLNYQNKRPDYIAAFWNVINWDEVNKRYASAK; this is encoded by the coding sequence ATGACTTTTCAATTACCAGCACTTCCTTACGCTAACGACGCACTGGAACCACATATCGATGCAAAAACGATGGAAATCCACCACGATCGCCATCACAATACTTATGTAACTAACTTGAACGCAGCTCTGGAAAGCGCTCCTGAACTGCAAGAAAAAAGCTTGGAAGATCTGATTGCTAACCTTGACAGCGTACCAGAAGGCATCCGCACAGCGGTTCGCAACAATGGTGGTGGACATGCTAACCACAGCTTGTTCTGGGAAATCATCGGACCTAACGGCGGCGGCGCTCCTACAGGCGATATCGCAGCAGCTATCGATAGCGAACTGGGTGGCTTTGATAAATTCAAAGAAGATTTCGCTAAAGCAGCTACAACTCGCTTCGGTTCCGGCTGGGCTTGGCTCGTAGTTGGTAAAGATGGCAAGTTGTCCATCACTAGCACACCTAACCAAGACAGCCCTCTCTTCGAAGGTCTGACTCCGGTTCTGGGTCTGGATGTATGGGAGCACGCTTACTACCTGAACTACCAAAACAAACGTCCTGACTACATCGCTGCTTTCTGGAATGTAATCAACTGGGATGAAGTGAACAAACGTTACGCTTCTGCAAAATAA
- a CDS encoding ABC transporter permease: METSQRYTPLRLYRRRRKEHFKEQMKNLRLVVDWTVWVYLLVPGLLYLIGWYTSLWTKPLPAWATGLPLPLLTGLIDVVMLTGGVLIFVEEADVLFLKSRPLWMRTLMRQGLYRSCLQHLGKMILITALTAPLWSRVYEMSNLQIALMAVWFGAVASLQAITLHMTKVRLTGWRRWIQMIPLVIGIGYMTIHATSWMHGQTWKISFGIVIIMLLLITVGQMRLLMKGTFEGDVREDLRSRLQLTALMLSRAVSKPKAPRTRSIIFRKPRKLLRNRSIANRTAEIAFKSFFRNSATMKLYLQLGGLSIAAVALPPFPVNIIVCALLIIMLTVMFYRSWDVFATSDYVQLITYDSEALHLAGSMMVRMLFVPIGILMGFTLGLAWLGWIVGILTAAGAVAFGLCVLSIAGWVRLTRA, translated from the coding sequence ATGGAAACTTCCCAGCGTTATACCCCACTTCGTTTATACAGACGAAGACGCAAAGAGCACTTCAAGGAACAGATGAAAAATCTCAGACTCGTCGTGGATTGGACGGTGTGGGTATACCTGCTTGTTCCGGGTCTGCTCTATCTGATTGGATGGTACACGAGTCTGTGGACCAAACCACTGCCTGCATGGGCGACAGGATTACCGCTCCCCCTACTGACCGGGTTGATTGACGTCGTTATGCTTACAGGGGGTGTGTTGATATTTGTGGAGGAAGCGGATGTATTGTTTCTGAAATCAAGGCCGTTGTGGATGCGCACGTTAATGAGGCAAGGGCTCTACCGGTCCTGTCTGCAACATCTGGGCAAAATGATCCTGATTACAGCGCTGACCGCTCCCCTGTGGTCCCGTGTCTATGAGATGTCGAATCTCCAGATTGCACTTATGGCTGTCTGGTTTGGTGCAGTAGCTTCATTACAAGCCATAACACTACATATGACAAAGGTTCGACTTACAGGATGGCGGCGTTGGATTCAGATGATCCCTCTCGTCATTGGCATAGGTTATATGACCATTCATGCGACATCATGGATGCATGGACAGACGTGGAAAATCAGTTTTGGAATCGTAATTATCATGCTTCTTCTAATTACAGTTGGACAGATGAGGCTATTGATGAAGGGAACGTTTGAAGGGGATGTGCGGGAGGATCTGCGGAGCAGGCTGCAGCTTACAGCTCTAATGTTAAGCCGGGCGGTGAGCAAGCCGAAAGCCCCACGAACACGGTCCATCATCTTCCGCAAACCGCGTAAACTGTTACGTAATCGTTCCATCGCGAATCGGACAGCGGAGATTGCATTCAAGTCATTTTTCCGGAACTCGGCCACGATGAAATTGTATCTGCAGCTTGGCGGACTATCCATCGCAGCAGTTGCCTTGCCACCTTTTCCGGTCAATATCATCGTGTGTGCGTTATTAATCATCATGTTGACGGTGATGTTTTATCGTTCCTGGGATGTGTTTGCAACGTCGGACTATGTTCAGCTCATAACGTATGACTCGGAGGCGCTGCATCTTGCAGGTTCAATGATGGTTCGGATGTTGTTTGTCCCGATTGGTATTCTTATGGGATTCACGCTGGGATTGGCCTGGCTCGGCTGGATCGTCGGTATTCTGACAGCTGCAGGTGCGGTGGCCTTCGGACTATGTGTGTTATCAATTGCCGGATGGGTCCGGCTGACCCGGGCCTAA
- a CDS encoding NAD(P)/FAD-dependent oxidoreductase, translating to MYDVIVIGGGSAGLMACVAAAEHGASVLLLDKGDQLGRKLGISGGGRCNVTNAKETDELIRHIPGNGRFLYSSFQNLDNQGIMRFFENLGIALKEEDNGRMFPVTDKAKTVVDALVGKIVSLGVEIRTKEPVKEIIQNGQQVQGVKLISGKTILGRSVIIATGGKSVPQTGSTGDGYPWAEAAGHTITELYPTEVPIVSGESWIQSKELQGLSLRDIALSVVDAKGKTVISHRGDMIFTHFGVSGPVALRCSQFIRKVQMKSGNPQVMMSIDLFPELSLGALEAQVQQVLEQESRKAVKNILKTWVPERMIPLMMKRAEISDDLTFHHFPKGMLSTLCGLMKAFTFRADGTRSLKEAFVTGGGIHLKEIYPKTMESKLLPGLFFCGEVLDIHGYTGGYNITAAFSTGYTAGMHAAEYKHVTS from the coding sequence ATGTATGATGTCATAGTAATTGGTGGTGGATCTGCGGGCCTGATGGCTTGCGTTGCTGCTGCCGAGCATGGAGCCTCCGTGCTTCTGCTGGATAAAGGAGATCAACTGGGTCGTAAACTCGGCATCTCTGGCGGAGGTCGATGCAATGTAACCAATGCCAAGGAAACGGATGAACTCATCCGACATATTCCGGGTAATGGACGCTTTTTATATAGTTCGTTTCAGAATCTGGACAACCAGGGAATCATGCGATTCTTCGAAAATCTCGGAATTGCCCTGAAAGAAGAAGACAACGGCAGAATGTTCCCTGTAACCGATAAAGCGAAAACAGTCGTGGATGCACTGGTAGGAAAGATTGTTTCCCTCGGCGTTGAGATTCGCACCAAAGAACCGGTCAAGGAAATTATTCAGAATGGTCAGCAGGTACAGGGTGTTAAATTGATATCAGGTAAAACCATTCTTGGACGCTCTGTCATCATCGCTACAGGCGGCAAATCCGTACCCCAAACCGGATCAACCGGAGACGGTTATCCTTGGGCCGAGGCTGCGGGCCACACGATTACGGAGTTATATCCGACCGAAGTGCCCATTGTGTCTGGAGAGAGTTGGATTCAGTCCAAAGAACTGCAAGGTTTGTCTTTGAGGGATATCGCTCTATCCGTAGTGGATGCCAAAGGAAAAACGGTCATCTCCCATCGCGGGGATATGATCTTCACGCATTTTGGAGTATCGGGACCCGTCGCACTGCGTTGCAGCCAATTTATCCGCAAGGTTCAGATGAAGTCTGGAAACCCACAGGTCATGATGAGCATTGATCTGTTCCCGGAGCTGTCCTTGGGTGCATTGGAAGCACAGGTGCAACAGGTATTGGAACAAGAATCCCGCAAGGCTGTCAAAAACATTTTAAAAACATGGGTTCCTGAACGCATGATTCCCTTAATGATGAAACGGGCAGAGATCAGTGATGACCTTACGTTCCACCATTTTCCCAAAGGTATGTTAAGCACCTTGTGCGGGCTAATGAAAGCTTTTACCTTCCGTGCAGACGGAACGAGATCGCTCAAAGAAGCCTTTGTTACTGGGGGAGGAATCCACTTAAAGGAGATATACCCAAAAACAATGGAATCCAAGCTGCTGCCTGGACTATTCTTTTGCGGTGAAGTTTTGGATATTCACGGCTACACCGGAGGGTATAATATCACTGCTGCTTTCTCCACGGGATATACGGCTGGCATGCATGCGGCTGAATATAAACACGTTACATCATAA